The Croceibacterium sp. TMG7-5b_MA50 genome segment GCGCTGGCGCGGGCCATCGACACGCCGATCGCCTCGGGCGAGATGCTGGTGAGCGCGGCGGAACACTTCGCCATGATCCGGTCGGATGCGGTCGATTTCATCCAGCCCGATGCCGCGCGGGTGGGCGGCATCACGCAGTTCCAGCGGGTGACGGCGATGGCGCAGGAGGCGCATCTGGCCCTCGCCCCGCATTTCGCGATGGAATTGCACGTCCACCTCTCGGCAGCCTATCCGCATACAGCCTGGGTCGAGCATTTCGATTGGCTGGACCCGCTGTTTGCCGAACGGCAGGAGATCCGCGACGGGAAGATGATGATCCCCGACCGGCCAGGCCTCGGCATCACGCTCAGCGATCAGGCCCGTGCCTGGACGGTGCAGAGCTGCCGCGTCGATCGCGCAGGCATCGCGGATGGGACCGGCTGACCGGCCCGCGAAACCGGCGGTCAGACCTGCAAGTCGCCGTAGCGGGACAAATCGGGCTCCGCACCAGGGCGGGAGAACAGCTTCGTGGCGATGTCGCGCAGAGCGGGCCGGCTTGCGATCGCCAGCGCTCCATGGAGAAGCTGGATGCCGAAGCGGCTATGCGGGTTCATCATGCGCGGACAGCAACATGACCGGGCCGATCAGGGCGAGGGACATCCCGTGCGGCCGCAATGCCGCATCGACCAGGCGATTGAACACGCGGGCAGCGTGGTTCGCCAGATACCCCGGCGCGACCGCCGCCTCCGGGTGGATGAGTTCGTCCGGTGCTGCCATTGGGATCACCTGACGCATTCGGCGCCTACTTGCCAGCCTTGTGGCGCGGCTCACCCAGGTGTCGAGATCTGTCTGAGGCAAAGCCTCTCGACAAGGGCCAAGGTCCGCAGGGCCTGTGCGGCCCTTCCCGCTACTCCACCTCGATGTCGAACAGCGTCAGGGACGACGCGACGATCTGCGGCACCAGCAATCGCCTGCGACTGCTGTCATAGCCGATCGCCGCCGGGATTGGAACGCCGCCCGCCACCTCGCGCGGCTCTCCCTCCGGCGGCACGTGATAGACGTTGTGCCCGTCTTGGCTGGCGACCAGCAGACCGCCATTCGCCAGTGGCACGATCCCGTCTATCCGACCGGTCGGCAGGGTTTGCTCCCGCAGGATTGCTCCCGTTGCCGCGTCACGGAAGGTCAGCACGTTGGACAGCAAGCCCCCATGGACCACCTGTCCGGCGGCGTTGACCGCGATGCCGTTGGCGCGGTGCAGACTGGCGGAACGCTCCGCGAAGACCTCAACGGTTCCGTCCGGCTGGATGCGATAGAGGGCGCCATGGTCATCCGCCGTTCCGGAATCTGTGACGTAGGTGACACCCGCCTCGGTAACGAACAGGTCGTTGAGGCGCACGGCGTCCGGGATATCGATCGAGCGCAACGGCGCGCCCGTTTGCCGATCGAAGACGCGGATCGCCTTCTGATCCGCCACATGAACCTCATCCCCTGCGATGAACAGGCCGAGCGGCTCCTGCAGGCGCACGCCATTGATGCCACCCGCAATCCACTTCAGCGCCAATACCTCACCTTCCGGCGAGACAAGCGAGATGAAGCCATCGTCCTGCGCACCGCGGGGCCCCAAATTGCTGACGATGTAGCGGTCATCGGCTGGGTCGAATCGCGCAGCCTCCGAGTTCTCGAAACCCACCCCGGCGATCACCTCCTGGGCGGTGGCCGGCATGGGACCGGCCATGACCGCCAGCAGGACGAGGCGCACGAGATTGCTCATCGAGTTCTCCCTAAAACCGACTGATTCTCAGGCAGGTACCCGATTGATGCTGGCGTCGCGAGCACCTTCGGGAAGCTCGCCAGCGTGCGATGCACGGGTTCGCCAGCGAAGAGACGACGCCCCAAGGCGCGTTTAGCGAAGGCGTTATGTAGCAATAGCCTGCGGGCCTTTGCTACGGACAGTGCACCTCGTGACGCGGAGCGTGGGCGAGCTGGTCTTGTTGATTTGTTGTAGAGGGGAAGGTTTGGTTGCGGGGGTTGGATTTGAACCAACGACCTTCAGGTTATGAGCCTGACGAGCTACCGGGCTGCTCCACCCCGCGTCACCTGTGTGTGCGTCTGTGTGTGAGACGCGAACAGGGCCATGTTGCTCTTTGTGGGAGCCTGGCCCTGTTGAGCCGACCTTGTGGGTCGGTGTCATTGTGATGGGTTTTTGTTTTCTTGCGCCGGCTGCAATGCCTGGCGGCGTCCTACTCTTCCAACGCTTGAGCGGTAGTACCATCGGCGCTGCCAGGTTTCACGGCCGAGTTCGAGATGGGATCGGGTGGGTCACAGGCGCTATGGCCACCAAGCAATGAAGCTGGCGCAAGAGGTTTTAATCAATGCTTGTCTGGTGAGGTTCTGACCGCCGGTCACCGTGGCTGCCGGCCCCTTTGCAAGGGATCAGGCAGGCCTGTCGGTGATGGTGTGAGATTCTCAAGAGTGAACAGAGAGATTAGGACCGGTTAGCTCCATGCGTTACCGCACTTCCACACCCGGCCTATCAACGTGATGGTCTATCACGACTCGATGATTGCTTATCTTGAGGGAGGCTTCCCGCTTAGATGCTTTCAGCGGTTATCCCGTCCGTACATAGCTACCCTGCTGCACCGCTGGCGCGATGACAGGTACACCAGAGGTACGTTCACCCCGGTCCTCTCGTACTAGGGGCAACTCCTCTCAACAATCGACGCCCACGGCAGATAGGGACCAAACTGTCTCGCGACGTTCTGAACCCAGCTCACGTACCACTTTAATTGGCGAACAGCCAAACCCTTGGGACCTGCTCCAGCCCCAGGATGTGATGAGCCGACATCGAGGTGCCAAACGATTCCGTCGATATGAGCTCTTGGGAATCATCAGCCTGTTATCCCCGGCGTACCTTTTATCCGTTGAGCGATGGCCCTTCCACGCAGGACCACCGGATCACTATGACCGACTTTCGTCTCTGCTCGACCTGTCGGTCTCGCAGTCAGGCAGGCTTATGCCATTGCACTCTTGCAGCCGGTTTCCAACCGGCCTGAGCCTACCATCGCGCGCCTCCGTTACTCTTTAGGAGGCGACCGCCCCAGTCAAACTACCCGCCACAGAGGGTCCCTACACCGGCTAACGGTGCGAGGTTAGATATCAGAAAACAGCAGGGTGGTATTTCACCTATGGCTCCACGACAGCTGGCGCCGTCGCTTCAAAGCCTCCCACCTATGCTACACAACTCTTTCCTAATACCACTCTGAAGCTGCAGTAAAGGTGCACGGGGTCTTTCCGTCTAACCGCGGGTATCCCGCATCTTCACGGGAAATTCAATTTCGCTGAGCATATCCTGGAGACAGTGGGGAAGTCGTTACGCCATTCGTGCAGGTCGGAACTTACCCGACAAGGAATTTCGCTACCTTAGGACCGTTATAGTTACGGCCGCCGTTTACCGGGGCTTCAATTCGGAGCTTGCACTCCTCCTCTTAACCTTCCGGCACCGGGCAGGCGTCACACCCTATACGTCGTCTTGAAGCCGACTTAGCAGAGTGCTGTGTTTTTGCTAAACAGTCGCTACCCCCTGGCCTGTGCCCCCTGCCAGTGCTTGCGCATAGACAGGGCCTCCTTCTTCCGAAGGTACGGAGGCAATTTGCCGAGTTCCTTCAGGATACTTCTCTCAAGCGCCTTGGTATGCTCTACCTGACCACCTGTGTCGGTTTCGGGTACGGTCTATACGGTGGGGCTATTTCCTGGAACCGCTTGGCTGCCCATTCAATCCGATAAGGATGAACAACTTCCACGATCCGTCACACACCACCAGGCCCACGAATATTAACGTGGTTCCCATCGACTACCCCCTTCGGGCTCGTCTTAGGGGCCGGCTCACCCTGCGCCGATTAGCGTTGCGCAGGAACCCTTGGTCTTTCGGCGAGAGGGCATCTCACCCTCTTTGTCGCTACTCATGTCAGCATTCGCACTTCCGATACGTCCACGGTCGGTTACCCTCCCGCTTCACTCGCCTACGGAACGCTCCGCTACCGCTTGGACCTAAGTCCAAACCCTAAGCTTCGGTGCATGGCTTGAGCCCCGTTACATCTTCGCCGCAGGAACCCTTGATTAGACCAGTGAGCTGTTACGCTTTCTTTAAAGGATGGCTGCTTCTAAGCCAACCTCCTGGTTGTTTTGGGATTCCCACATGCTTTCCCACTTAGCCATGACTTGGGGACCTTAGCTGTAGGTTAGGGCTGTTTCCCTTTTGACGACGGACCTTAGCACCCGCCGTCTGTCTGCCGGACAAGACTCGATGGTATTCGGAGTTTGGTTAGGTTTGGTAGATCTCGCGACCCCCTAGCCCATCCAGTGCTCTACCCCCATCGGCATACATCCGACGCTCTACCTCAATAGATTTCGCGGAGAACCAGCTATTTCCCGGCTTGATTGGCCTTTCACCCCTAAACACAGCTCATCCGAGAATTTTTCAACATTCACCGGTTCGGTCCTCCAGTGCGTGTTACCGCACCTTCAACCTGGCCATGCCTAGATCGCCGGGGTTCGGGTCTAATGCATCATACTATGGTCGCCCTGTTCAGACTCGCTTTCGCTGCGCCTACACCTATCGGCTTAAGCTTGCATGATACACTAAGTCACTGACCCATTATGCAAGAGGTACGCTGTCACTCCTCAAGGGAGCTCCAACTGATTGTAAGCATCCGGTTTCAGGTACTGTTTCACTCCCCTCATCGGGGTGCTTTTCACCTTTCCCTCACGGTACTGTGTTCGCTATCGGTCATGTACGAGTATTTAGGCTTGGAGGGTGGTCCCCCCATGTTCAGACAGGATTACACGTGTCCCGCCCTACTCAAGTCCTCATCCATCACTTTCGCATACGGGGCTGTCACCCGCTATGGCCGCTCTTTCCAAAGCGTTCTGCTAGTTGAAGATGAGGCACTGGCCTGGTCCGCGTTCGCTCGCCACTACTAACGGAATCTCGGTTGATGTCTTTTCCTCCAGGTACTGAGATGTTTCAGTTCCCCGGGTTCGCTTCACCAAGCCTATTTTATTCAGCTCGATGATACCTTTTCCACCTCTCTCACACCGTGATTGCTCACGATACGAGGGAAATGGTGAAGGTGGGTTTCCCCATTCGGAAATCGCCGGATCAAAGCCTGCTCACAGCTCCCCGACGCTTATCGCAGCGTGCCACGTCCTTCTTCGCCTGTACATGCCAAGGCATCCACCAGATGCTCTTACCTCACGCTTGAGAATCCACACCATCAACGACAGGCCTGCATAACAGCACAGTCGCCAAACGATGGCGCGGTCAAAATCTCAGCCAGATTTCTTGTGCCGCACCAATCACCACAACCTCATCAGTTGCAGCAATCCATGCGCCACGGCATCGATTAAAAACCCATTCACAATGTCAAAGACGCGATTTTGCTGAAGGCAAAACGCGACAACCAGCCACAACGGGCCGGATACGTTTTCCTATCCACACTGAAGACATGCCTGGTGGAGCCTATCGGGATCGAACCGATGACCCCCTGCTTGCAAAGCAGGTGCTCTCCCAGCTGAGCTAAGGCCCCAAACAAGACAATGGTGGGCCTGAGTGGATTCGAACCACTGACCTCACCCTTATCAGGGGTGCGCTCTAACCAACTGAGCTACAGGCCCACACACATGCCCGAACCAGCCAAATGGCCGCAGGCGGCGTGAG includes the following:
- a CDS encoding SMP-30/gluconolactonase/LRE family protein yields the protein MSNLVRLVLLAVMAGPMPATAQEVIAGVGFENSEAARFDPADDRYIVSNLGPRGAQDDGFISLVSPEGEVLALKWIAGGINGVRLQEPLGLFIAGDEVHVADQKAIRVFDRQTGAPLRSIDIPDAVRLNDLFVTEAGVTYVTDSGTADDHGALYRIQPDGTVEVFAERSASLHRANGIAVNAAGQVVHGGLLSNVLTFRDAATGAILREQTLPTGRIDGIVPLANGGLLVASQDGHNVYHVPPEGEPREVAGGVPIPAAIGYDSSRRRLLVPQIVASSLTLFDIEVE